Proteins from a single region of Sphingomonas sp.:
- a CDS encoding AAA family ATPase yields the protein MRPHAVRRAGMGITMQEHDVVRAMLLRIGREVPGTAPLAKAVLGWARPNADWLLGKRDAKARLGWQALRTELAGEMPREDKPAGAIGVAAQVAKALGFDEADTRVLIAAVAFERCPRVRAVARLLVEREADLAAVLADVAGVEPHALRRSQPIRLGLVRTFARRGGGVEIELGWTLDKLLDRPECQADELLDALVGPRQTASLTIEDFVAHQADAALLVRLLRGALEQGAVGVNIVLHGPPGTGKTELARTLTAAAGAVLHGVGEADDDGDEPTRWERVTALKLAQRMLGSHGGAVLLFDEMEDMIGDAAPSPDGRIKGRQGSKLWVNRLLETNKVPVIWTTNALDNVDPAILRRMSFVLKLDRPSQRGARQLAERVSRDEGVALSPAVHALVEAAPEAASVLRVAARTGMLAGDGDDFKRVAESLVTALRGETPVAAGHGPVDLDLFESDCDLPALFARIAAPGAPTDVSLLLTGPPGTGKTGLAHHLARVLDRPLITKRASDLLSKWIGGTEAAIADAFREAERSGGVLLFDEVDSLLFDRSTARTSWEVTQVNELLTWLDRHPLPFVAATNHGEKLDPAALRRFVFKLELGPLGGRRAAAAFERFFGMAAPVELAEIANLTPGDFAVVKRQIRFAGGDMAAILERLRGEAEAKPGGAGRLGF from the coding sequence GTGCGTCCGCACGCCGTCCGCCGGGCCGGGATGGGTATCACGATGCAGGAACATGATGTGGTCCGGGCGATGCTGCTCCGGATCGGACGGGAAGTGCCGGGCACGGCACCGCTGGCGAAGGCGGTGCTGGGTTGGGCGCGGCCCAATGCGGACTGGCTGCTCGGCAAGCGCGACGCGAAGGCGCGGCTTGGCTGGCAGGCGCTCCGCACCGAACTCGCCGGCGAGATGCCGCGTGAGGACAAACCGGCGGGCGCGATCGGCGTCGCCGCGCAAGTCGCCAAGGCCCTGGGCTTTGACGAGGCGGATACGCGCGTCCTGATCGCGGCGGTGGCGTTCGAGCGCTGTCCGCGCGTGCGCGCGGTTGCGCGGCTGCTGGTCGAGCGGGAAGCCGATCTCGCGGCGGTGCTTGCCGATGTCGCGGGCGTTGAGCCGCATGCGCTGCGCCGCAGCCAGCCGATCCGGCTGGGGCTGGTGCGGACCTTCGCTCGGCGCGGTGGCGGCGTGGAGATCGAGCTCGGCTGGACGCTCGACAAGCTGCTCGACCGGCCCGAATGCCAGGCCGATGAGCTGCTCGATGCGCTGGTCGGCCCACGCCAGACAGCGAGCCTCACGATCGAGGATTTCGTCGCGCATCAGGCTGACGCGGCGCTCCTCGTCAGGCTGCTGCGCGGCGCGCTCGAACAGGGCGCGGTCGGCGTCAACATCGTCCTCCACGGCCCGCCCGGAACCGGCAAGACCGAGCTGGCGCGGACGCTGACGGCTGCCGCCGGCGCGGTGCTTCACGGCGTTGGCGAGGCCGATGACGATGGCGACGAGCCGACGCGCTGGGAGCGGGTGACCGCGCTCAAGCTGGCGCAGCGGATGCTCGGCAGCCATGGCGGCGCGGTGCTGCTGTTCGACGAGATGGAGGATATGATCGGCGATGCCGCGCCGTCGCCGGATGGCCGGATCAAGGGGCGGCAGGGATCGAAGCTGTGGGTCAACCGCCTGCTCGAAACCAACAAGGTGCCGGTGATCTGGACCACCAACGCGCTCGACAATGTCGATCCGGCGATCCTGCGGCGGATGAGTTTTGTCCTCAAGCTCGATCGGCCTTCGCAGCGCGGGGCGCGGCAACTTGCCGAGCGGGTCTCGCGCGACGAGGGTGTGGCGCTATCGCCGGCGGTGCATGCCCTGGTCGAGGCCGCGCCCGAGGCCGCTTCCGTGCTGCGCGTCGCGGCGCGCACCGGGATGCTCGCGGGGGACGGTGATGACTTCAAACGCGTCGCGGAGTCGCTGGTGACCGCGCTGCGCGGTGAGACGCCGGTGGCGGCGGGGCATGGCCCGGTCGATCTCGACCTTTTCGAGAGCGATTGCGATCTTCCAGCGTTGTTCGCGCGGATCGCGGCACCCGGCGCTCCCACCGATGTGTCGCTGCTGCTTACCGGGCCGCCGGGCACGGGCAAGACCGGACTCGCGCATCATCTGGCGCGCGTGCTCGATCGCCCGCTGATCACCAAGCGTGCTTCCGATCTGCTCTCGAAATGGATCGGCGGCACCGAGGCGGCGATCGCCGACGCCTTTCGCGAGGCCGAGCGTAGCGGTGGCGTGCTGCTGTTCGATGAAGTGGATTCGCTCCTCTTCGACCGCTCGACCGCGCGCACCAGCTGGGAAGTGACGCAGGTCAACGAACTGCTGACCTGGCTCGATCGCCATCCACTGCCGTTCGTCGCGGCGACCAACCATGGCGAAAAGCTCGATCCGGCGGCGCTGCGCCGCTTCGTGTTCAAGCTGGAGCTGGGTCCGCTGGGCGGGAGGCGCGCGGCGGCGGCGTTCGAGCGCTTCTTCGGAATGGCGGCACCGGTGGAGTTGGCGGAGATCGCCAATCTGACGCCGGGCGACTTCGCCGTGGTCAAGCGCCAGATCCGCTTTGCGGGCGGCGATATGGCGGCGATCCTCGAACGGCTGCGCGGGGAAGCGGAGGCCAAGCCGGGCGGAGCAGGGCGGCTGGGGTTCTGA
- the rutA gene encoding pyrimidine utilization protein A → MQVGVFVPINNNGWLISENAPQYKPSFDMNKAIALKAEEHGLDFLLSMIKLRGFGGKTEFWEYGLESFTLMAGLAAVTEKIKIYATCPTLVIPPAFAARMCNTIDSISHGRFGLNLITGWQRPEYSQMGMWPGDDHFRDRYTMLDEYARILRECWEEGVSDFKGKYYQMDDCRVRPQPQGDMKIICAGSSDEGLAFSAKWADYAFCLGKGVNTPQAFAFNNERLAVALEKTGRDVSMFVLVMLIMAETDEEAEAKWKSYNDGVDVDAISWLATQGAADKNNATTNVRQLAAPEGAVNINMGTLVGSYAKVAAMLDEMAAVPNTGGVLLTFDNFLEGVEDFGTKVQPLMKSRQKG, encoded by the coding sequence ATGCAGGTCGGCGTCTTCGTCCCCATCAACAACAATGGCTGGCTGATCAGCGAGAACGCGCCGCAGTACAAGCCGAGCTTCGACATGAACAAGGCGATCGCGCTCAAGGCGGAGGAGCATGGGCTCGATTTCCTGCTCTCGATGATCAAGCTGCGCGGCTTCGGCGGCAAGACCGAATTCTGGGAATATGGCCTGGAGAGCTTCACGCTGATGGCCGGGCTCGCGGCGGTCACCGAGAAGATCAAGATCTACGCGACCTGCCCGACGCTCGTCATCCCGCCTGCCTTCGCGGCGCGCATGTGCAACACGATCGACAGCATCAGCCATGGCCGCTTCGGGCTAAACCTGATCACCGGGTGGCAGCGCCCCGAATATTCGCAAATGGGGATGTGGCCCGGCGACGACCATTTCCGCGACCGCTACACGATGCTCGACGAATATGCCCGCATCCTGCGCGAGTGCTGGGAAGAGGGCGTCAGCGACTTCAAGGGCAAATATTACCAGATGGACGATTGCCGCGTCCGCCCGCAGCCGCAAGGCGACATGAAGATCATCTGCGCCGGCTCGTCGGACGAGGGCCTCGCTTTCTCGGCGAAATGGGCGGATTACGCCTTCTGCCTCGGCAAGGGCGTCAACACGCCCCAAGCCTTCGCCTTCAATAACGAACGCCTCGCGGTGGCGCTGGAGAAGACCGGGCGCGACGTTTCGATGTTCGTGCTCGTCATGCTGATCATGGCCGAGACCGACGAAGAGGCCGAGGCCAAGTGGAAGTCGTACAATGACGGCGTCGATGTTGATGCGATATCCTGGCTGGCGACGCAGGGCGCGGCCGACAAGAACAACGCCACCACCAATGTCCGTCAGCTCGCCGCGCCCGAAGGGGCGGTGAACATCAACATGGGCACGCTGGTCGGCAGCTATGCCAAGGTCGCGGCGATGCTCGACGAGATGGCGGCGGTGCCGAACACCGGCGGCGTGCTGCTGACCTTCGACAATTTCCTGGAGGGCGTCGAGGATTTCGGCACCAAGGTCCAGCCGCTGATGAAGAGCCGGCAGAAGGGCTGA
- the rutD gene encoding pyrimidine utilization protein D: protein MLIHGLYYEEHGSGRPLILSAGLGGSGNYWLPNVRALAASHRVILYDHRGTARSDRALPDTVTVEQMGDDILALIDGLRLEKATIIGHAAGAVAGLAAALKSPERIDRLVLVNGWSRPDPHFARCFDARLALLRNSGPRAYVEAQPIFLFPANWISEHHDQLAAETEGHLAHFAGAEAYEKRIAALRTFDIDARLHEISAPTLALAAEDDMLVPSNCSRRLAGGIRGAELAMMDWGGHGCNVTDPRTFERHVLEFLGS, encoded by the coding sequence GTGCTGATACATGGCCTCTACTACGAAGAGCATGGCTCCGGCCGGCCGCTGATCCTGTCGGCTGGCCTCGGTGGTTCGGGCAACTACTGGCTGCCCAATGTCCGCGCGCTCGCCGCCAGCCACCGCGTTATTCTATATGATCATCGCGGCACCGCGCGCAGCGATCGCGCGCTGCCCGATACCGTCACCGTCGAGCAGATGGGCGACGATATCCTCGCGCTGATCGACGGGCTCCGACTGGAGAAGGCGACGATCATCGGCCACGCGGCGGGTGCCGTCGCAGGGCTGGCGGCGGCGCTCAAATCGCCCGAGCGGATCGACCGGCTGGTGCTGGTCAATGGCTGGTCGCGGCCCGATCCGCACTTTGCGCGCTGTTTCGATGCGCGGCTGGCGCTGCTCCGCAACAGCGGCCCGCGCGCCTATGTCGAGGCGCAGCCGATCTTCCTGTTCCCCGCCAACTGGATTTCCGAGCATCACGATCAGCTCGCGGCCGAGACCGAAGGGCATCTCGCCCATTTCGCCGGCGCCGAGGCGTATGAGAAGCGCATCGCCGCGCTGCGCACCTTCGATATCGACGCGCGGCTGCACGAAATATCCGCGCCGACTCTTGCGCTCGCCGCCGAGGATGACATGCTCGTGCCATCGAACTGCTCGCGGCGCCTGGCCGGGGGCATCAGGGGGGCGGAGTTGGCGATGATGGATTGGGGAGGGCATGGCTGTAACGTCACCGATCCCCGAACCTTCGAGCGCCATGTCCTCGAATTTCTAGGGAGCTAA
- the rutC gene encoding pyrimidine utilization protein C: MPFEPINPPQFPTPIAPYSAGAKAGNTVYVSGVLALGEGGVVLHVGDAAAQTRHVLDVIKITLEAGGATLADVAMNHIFLKDLADYAAFNAVYAEYFPGNKPARYCIKCDLVKPDCLVEIASVAHIG, encoded by the coding sequence ATGCCCTTCGAACCGATCAACCCGCCGCAATTCCCGACCCCGATCGCGCCCTATTCGGCGGGCGCCAAGGCTGGCAACACCGTCTATGTCTCGGGGGTGCTGGCGCTGGGCGAGGGCGGGGTGGTGCTCCATGTCGGCGATGCGGCGGCGCAGACCCGGCATGTCCTCGACGTTATCAAGATCACGCTGGAGGCTGGCGGCGCGACGCTGGCCGATGTGGCGATGAACCATATCTTCCTGAAGGATCTCGCCGATTATGCCGCGTTCAACGCGGTCTATGCCGAGTATTTCCCGGGCAACAAGCCGGCGCGCTACTGCATCAAATGCGATCTGGTGAAGCCCGATTGCCTGGTCGAGATCGCCAGTGTGGCGCACATTGGCTGA
- the rutB gene encoding pyrimidine utilization protein B, with translation MDQAAINIGSAERSERTVTLPARPEPVRVVPSETAIVVIDMQNAYASPGGYVDQAGFDISGAAGTIGQIAKVLETGRKAGVQIVYLQNGWDPEYVEAGGPGSPNWHKSNALKTMRKRPELSGKLLARGGWDYDLVEGLKPQDGDIVIGKTRYSAFFNSQLDSVLRSRGIKTIVFVGIATNVCVESTLRDGFHLEYFGVMLEDATHHLGPPAMQDATVYNVEKFFGWVSNTQDFCGSFGQMPKE, from the coding sequence ATGGATCAGGCGGCGATCAATATCGGCTCGGCGGAGCGCAGCGAGCGGACGGTAACGCTGCCGGCCCGCCCCGAACCGGTACGGGTGGTCCCGAGCGAGACCGCGATCGTCGTGATCGACATGCAGAACGCCTACGCCTCGCCCGGCGGCTATGTCGATCAGGCCGGGTTCGACATTTCGGGCGCGGCGGGCACGATCGGTCAGATCGCCAAGGTGCTGGAGACCGGGCGCAAGGCGGGCGTGCAGATCGTCTATCTGCAGAATGGCTGGGACCCGGAATATGTCGAGGCGGGCGGGCCTGGTTCGCCCAACTGGCACAAGTCGAACGCGCTCAAGACGATGCGCAAGCGGCCCGAGCTTTCGGGCAAGCTGCTCGCGCGCGGCGGCTGGGATTATGATCTGGTCGAGGGGCTGAAGCCGCAGGACGGCGACATCGTCATCGGCAAGACGCGCTATTCGGCCTTCTTCAATTCGCAGCTCGACAGCGTGCTGCGCTCGCGCGGGATCAAGACGATCGTCTTCGTCGGGATCGCCACCAATGTCTGCGTCGAATCGACGCTGCGCGACGGCTTCCACCTCGAATATTTCGGGGTGATGCTGGAGGATGCGACACATCATCTGGGGCCGCCGGCGATGCAGGATGCGACGGTCTATAATGTCGAGAAATTCTTCGGCTGGGTGAGCAATACGCAGGATTTCTGCGGCTCGTTCGGCCAGATGCCCAAGGAGTGA
- a CDS encoding diguanylate cyclase: protein MSRKQLSLNDQQASRQRHIYGFSAVIALALMLVAITINAIHAGRMRKTAEGWQMRTMQVLLTAEQVRSAANLALRGERGYLITNDNEFLEPYIQGSREAPKLTAELRARAQDNAVHRPLLAALETRMERYLGVLGRTVSLVRQGRNADAVAMVKSGAGRREIEAVLALIDRIEAEERRLLAEREAINAAAAKATQIADYALAGVAFIFLMIVAWAGVRASQARMTTLAMEEQLRRAATTDELTGLLNRRAFLAALDTEIARSARSGAPLALALIDLDHFKSVNDRFGHAGGDEVLRRFAELARETMRTGDVLGRLGGEEFAVLMPDTDQVESGIAGERLRDGIARRRIILSSGALCGVTISVGVAHYHPGEERDRLILRADEALYDAKDSGRNRTRLAA from the coding sequence TTGAGTCGCAAGCAATTATCCCTGAACGACCAGCAGGCCAGCCGCCAGCGCCATATCTATGGCTTCAGCGCGGTGATCGCGCTCGCGCTGATGCTCGTCGCCATCACCATCAACGCCATACATGCCGGACGCATGCGCAAGACCGCCGAAGGCTGGCAGATGCGCACGATGCAGGTGCTGCTGACCGCCGAGCAGGTCCGCTCCGCCGCCAATCTCGCGCTGCGCGGCGAGCGCGGCTATCTGATCACCAACGACAATGAGTTCCTCGAGCCTTACATCCAGGGCAGCCGCGAGGCGCCGAAGCTGACGGCAGAATTGCGCGCGCGCGCGCAGGACAATGCCGTCCACCGGCCGTTGCTCGCCGCGCTCGAAACGCGAATGGAGCGCTATCTGGGCGTGCTCGGGCGCACCGTGTCGCTGGTCCGCCAGGGCCGAAACGCCGATGCGGTCGCCATGGTCAAGAGCGGCGCTGGACGCCGCGAGATCGAGGCGGTGCTAGCGCTGATCGATCGGATCGAAGCCGAGGAGCGCCGCCTGCTCGCCGAACGCGAGGCGATCAACGCCGCCGCCGCCAAAGCCACACAAATCGCCGATTATGCGCTGGCGGGCGTCGCGTTCATCTTCCTGATGATCGTCGCCTGGGCCGGGGTGCGGGCTTCGCAGGCGCGGATGACGACGCTGGCTATGGAGGAGCAACTCCGCCGCGCCGCCACTACCGACGAGCTGACCGGACTGCTCAACCGCCGGGCTTTCCTTGCCGCGCTCGACACTGAGATCGCCCGCTCGGCGCGCAGCGGCGCGCCGCTGGCGCTGGCCCTGATCGATCTGGATCACTTCAAGAGCGTCAACGACCGTTTCGGCCATGCCGGCGGTGATGAGGTGCTGCGCCGCTTCGCCGAGCTGGCGCGCGAGACGATGCGCACCGGCGACGTACTCGGACGGCTCGGCGGCGAGGAATTCGCGGTGCTGATGCCCGATACCGATCAGGTCGAGTCGGGCATCGCCGGTGAGCGGCTGCGCGACGGAATCGCTCGGCGGCGGATCATACTGTCTAGCGGAGCGCTGTGTGGGGTGACAATCAGCGTTGGCGTCGCGCACTATCACCCCGGCGAGGAACGCGACCGGTTGATCCTCCGCGCCGACGAGGCGCTCTACGATGCCAAGGACAGCGGCAGGAACCGGACGCGGCTCGCGGCATAA
- a CDS encoding M1 family metallopeptidase: MRALLLAAFLLPTTALAQPAEPVPTGKLPDTVKPIAYRLDMTVLPDQERFSGHTEIDVQLKRPSTSIFMHGRDLHVTKATVKIGGKEIPITFAQKSPTGLAQVDFGKTVPAGKMTLKFDYDAKFGVGAPSGLYKVNVDNIWYSWSQFESIDARAAFPSFDEPGYKTPFTVSITTRPGFVAASNAPEIGKGTPVGDLVKHRFAPTLPLPTYLVALVTGPFVTAETIVPPTPQRKWPLPLRVIGTKPNAGQLKYALDESGKIVALLENYFNQAFPYPKLDQIGSPVMPGAMENAGADIYGDGILFLDESAPSESKRTFGMVVAHELSHQWFGDLVTPAWWDDIWLNESFANWMGYRIGNAWRPGLKMDLDAIDEAFDAMDLDALAAGRPIHERITRDEDIDTAFDQITYGKGGQVVGMIAAYLGDEKFRDGVRLHMKRHTYGNATTDEFFASLADAAKDPRVLASLRSFVDQQGVPVVSLHRDGGTLIASQARYANFGTNLPAEQWIIPFCVRRGETKSCTLLDKASQPAEAKGDGPIMPNAGGWGYYRFDMDAADWDALIAASATLPDGEALALDDSLWASFYAGKSGVERPIALARATASHPSMKIVFDNATELRGLEKRGLISAAALPAYRKLITGLYGRLLGKMGFDPAAGAYSGEDADTRDLRRDTVQLLAVSGHDAALRARLTGALDAYLAGDAKALDPAYLAMAATIAVNERGAPFAKTLIEKAASGAPALRQAAGTAIGASGNPGVARWFLNDFNDPRYPPAARLFTVSGFLASPYTRDLASDFMLTHFDEFVKVGGGGGIFSGRAAQMFRVLCSLDQADAVAKKLAGGGLNVDRSVEAIRNCARFKDAKAGEVSAAIMAM, encoded by the coding sequence ATGCGCGCCCTGTTGCTTGCCGCCTTTCTCCTGCCCACGACTGCCCTTGCCCAGCCCGCCGAACCCGTGCCTACCGGCAAGCTGCCGGATACCGTCAAGCCGATCGCCTATCGCCTCGACATGACCGTGCTTCCCGATCAGGAGCGCTTCAGCGGCCATACCGAGATCGACGTGCAGTTGAAGCGCCCCTCGACCTCGATCTTCATGCACGGGCGCGATCTGCATGTGACCAAGGCGACGGTGAAGATCGGCGGCAAGGAAATCCCCATCACCTTCGCTCAGAAGAGCCCGACCGGCCTAGCGCAGGTGGACTTCGGCAAGACCGTACCAGCGGGCAAGATGACGCTCAAATTCGATTACGACGCCAAGTTCGGCGTCGGCGCGCCCTCGGGGCTCTACAAGGTCAATGTCGACAACATCTGGTATAGCTGGAGCCAGTTCGAATCGATCGACGCGCGCGCAGCGTTCCCCTCGTTCGACGAACCCGGCTACAAGACGCCGTTCACGGTTTCGATCACCACCAGGCCGGGCTTCGTAGCTGCCAGCAACGCACCCGAGATCGGCAAGGGCACGCCGGTAGGCGATCTCGTCAAGCACCGCTTTGCGCCGACGCTGCCGCTGCCGACCTATCTGGTCGCGCTGGTCACTGGTCCGTTCGTCACCGCCGAAACCATCGTTCCGCCAACACCGCAGCGCAAATGGCCGCTGCCACTGCGCGTGATCGGCACCAAGCCCAATGCCGGGCAGCTGAAGTACGCGCTCGATGAATCGGGCAAGATCGTCGCGCTGCTCGAAAACTATTTCAACCAGGCCTTCCCCTATCCCAAGCTCGATCAGATCGGCTCGCCGGTGATGCCGGGGGCGATGGAGAATGCCGGGGCCGATATCTATGGCGACGGCATCCTGTTCCTCGACGAAAGCGCGCCGAGCGAAAGCAAGCGCACCTTTGGCATGGTCGTCGCGCACGAGCTGTCGCACCAATGGTTCGGCGATCTCGTCACCCCTGCCTGGTGGGACGATATCTGGCTCAACGAGAGTTTCGCCAACTGGATGGGCTATCGCATCGGCAATGCATGGCGCCCGGGCCTCAAGATGGATCTCGATGCCATCGACGAAGCGTTCGACGCGATGGACCTGGACGCACTCGCCGCAGGCCGCCCGATCCACGAAAGGATCACGCGCGACGAGGATATCGACACCGCGTTCGACCAGATCACCTATGGCAAGGGCGGCCAGGTCGTCGGCATGATCGCCGCCTACCTCGGCGACGAGAAGTTCCGCGACGGCGTGCGGCTGCACATGAAGCGCCACACCTATGGCAACGCCACCACGGACGAATTCTTCGCCTCGCTCGCCGATGCCGCCAAGGATCCGCGCGTGCTGGCCTCGCTGCGCAGCTTCGTCGATCAGCAGGGCGTGCCGGTGGTGAGCCTGCACCGCGATGGCGGCACGCTGATCGCAAGCCAGGCGCGCTATGCCAATTTCGGCACCAACCTGCCGGCCGAGCAGTGGATCATTCCCTTCTGCGTCCGCCGTGGCGAGACCAAGAGTTGCACCCTGCTAGACAAGGCCAGCCAGCCCGCCGAGGCCAAGGGCGACGGCCCGATCATGCCCAATGCCGGCGGCTGGGGCTATTACCGCTTCGATATGGACGCCGCCGATTGGGATGCGCTCATCGCTGCCAGCGCGACGCTGCCCGATGGCGAGGCGCTGGCGCTCGACGACAGCCTGTGGGCGTCGTTCTACGCCGGCAAGAGCGGCGTCGAGCGGCCCATCGCGCTGGCCCGTGCAACCGCATCGCATCCTTCGATGAAAATCGTCTTCGACAACGCAACCGAGCTGCGCGGGCTGGAGAAGCGAGGGCTGATTAGCGCCGCCGCGCTGCCCGCCTATCGCAAGCTGATCACCGGGCTGTACGGCCGGTTGCTGGGCAAGATGGGCTTCGATCCCGCCGCCGGCGCCTATTCCGGCGAGGACGCCGATACGCGCGACCTGCGCCGGGATACTGTGCAACTCCTCGCCGTCTCGGGTCATGACGCAGCGCTTCGCGCCAGGCTGACCGGTGCGCTCGACGCCTATCTGGCCGGCGACGCCAAGGCGCTCGATCCCGCCTATCTGGCGATGGCGGCAACGATCGCGGTCAATGAACGTGGCGCGCCCTTCGCCAAGACGCTGATCGAGAAGGCCGCGAGTGGCGCTCCGGCGCTGCGCCAGGCGGCGGGAACCGCGATCGGCGCGTCGGGCAATCCCGGGGTCGCGCGCTGGTTCCTCAACGACTTCAACGACCCGCGCTATCCGCCGGCGGCGCGCTTGTTCACCGTCTCGGGCTTCCTCGCCTCGCCCTACACCCGCGACCTCGCCAGCGACTTCATGCTCACCCACTTCGACGAATTCGTGAAGGTGGGCGGCGGCGGCGGGATATTCTCCGGCCGCGCGGCGCAGATGTTCCGCGTGCTGTGCTCGCTCGATCAGGCCGACGCGGTGGCCAAGAAGCTCGCCGGCGGCGGGCTCAACGTCGATCGCTCGGTCGAAGCGATCCGCAACTGCGCCCGCTTCAAGGATGCCAAGGCCGGCGAGGTCAGCGCCGCGATCATGGCGATGTAA
- a CDS encoding long-chain fatty acid--CoA ligase, whose amino-acid sequence MLGGMQDFELRVPRLLDHAAREHWSRELVTRWADGSESRTTWAGVARDARKLAQALERLGMKPGDRIATLGMNHSPHIVAWYGAIGMGGVIHTINPRLFDEQLIYIANHAEDRVLFYDKAFQPIIDRLKPHWKTIEHYVVFDSTGPDGFEALLAQEDGNYSWHEGSEREPCMICYTSGTTGNPKGVLYEHRSTMIHAMAEVAPWVFNMSRRSVVLPIVPMFHAAAWGLPFAGALAGCKFVYSATNDAATICELMNKEQVTHSAGVPTVWLAMFKHMDETGEAPRFLQQVTIGGSAAPRAMIERIMGMGVEVKHLWGMTETSPIGTAGTPPVNWDEMNHDEKLDLISKQGSTPFGIELRVVDDEGRVQPRDGKSSGRLQVRGPWVLKRYFKAEEDAVDADGWFDTGDVSVIHPDGVMQITDRAKDVIKSGGEWISSVDLENAAVGCAGVHEAAAIGVYHPKWDERPILLVVRRPGSGVTAEDIQAHLASHVAKWWLPDEIHFVDELPHTATGKLLKTAIREQYKDFKLAAA is encoded by the coding sequence ATGCTGGGTGGGATGCAGGATTTCGAGCTTCGGGTGCCGCGTTTGCTTGATCATGCCGCGCGCGAGCACTGGTCTCGCGAGCTGGTCACGCGCTGGGCCGATGGCAGCGAGAGCCGCACGACCTGGGCCGGAGTGGCGCGCGATGCCAGGAAGCTGGCACAGGCGCTGGAGCGGTTGGGGATGAAGCCTGGTGACCGCATCGCCACGCTCGGCATGAACCACAGCCCGCACATCGTCGCCTGGTATGGCGCGATCGGGATGGGCGGGGTGATCCACACCATCAATCCGCGCCTGTTCGACGAGCAACTCATCTACATCGCCAACCACGCCGAAGACCGGGTGCTGTTCTACGACAAGGCGTTCCAGCCGATCATCGACCGGTTGAAGCCGCACTGGAAGACCATCGAGCATTATGTCGTGTTCGACAGCACCGGACCCGATGGCTTCGAGGCTTTGCTCGCGCAGGAGGACGGCAACTATAGCTGGCACGAGGGTTCCGAGCGCGAGCCGTGCATGATCTGCTACACCAGCGGCACCACCGGCAATCCCAAGGGTGTGCTGTACGAGCATCGCTCGACGATGATCCACGCCATGGCCGAGGTCGCGCCCTGGGTGTTCAACATGTCGCGCCGTTCGGTGGTGTTGCCGATCGTGCCGATGTTCCACGCCGCCGCCTGGGGCTTGCCGTTCGCCGGGGCGCTGGCGGGGTGCAAGTTCGTCTATTCGGCGACCAACGACGCCGCGACGATCTGCGAGCTGATGAACAAGGAGCAGGTCACCCATTCGGCGGGCGTGCCGACCGTGTGGCTGGCGATGTTCAAGCATATGGACGAGACCGGCGAGGCGCCGCGCTTCCTTCAGCAGGTCACCATCGGCGGCTCGGCCGCGCCGCGGGCGATGATCGAGCGGATCATGGGCATGGGCGTCGAGGTCAAGCATCTGTGGGGCATGACCGAGACCTCGCCGATCGGCACGGCGGGCACGCCGCCGGTCAACTGGGACGAGATGAACCATGACGAGAAGCTTGACCTGATCAGCAAGCAGGGCAGCACCCCGTTCGGCATCGAGCTACGCGTCGTCGATGACGAGGGCCGCGTGCAGCCGCGCGACGGCAAGAGCTCGGGCCGGCTGCAGGTGCGCGGGCCGTGGGTACTCAAGCGCTATTTCAAGGCCGAAGAAGACGCGGTCGACGCCGATGGCTGGTTCGATACCGGCGACGTTTCGGTGATCCACCCGGACGGGGTGATGCAGATCACCGACCGCGCCAAGGACGTGATCAAGTCGGGTGGCGAATGGATCAGCTCGGTCGATCTGGAGAACGCGGCGGTCGGCTGCGCCGGTGTCCATGAAGCGGCGGCGATCGGCGTCTATCACCCCAAATGGGACGAGCGCCCGATCCTGCTGGTCGTGCGCCGCCCTGGCAGCGGCGTGACCGCCGAGGACATCCAGGCGCATCTTGCCAGCCATGTCGCCAAATGGTGGCTGCCCGACGAGATCCACTTCGTCGATGAACTGCCGCACACCGCGACCGGCAAGCTGCTCAAGACCGCGATCCGTGAGCAGTACAAGGATTTCAAGCTGGCGGCTGCCTGA